In Schaalia sp. JY-X169, the following are encoded in one genomic region:
- a CDS encoding DUF4032 domain-containing protein: MQITAANVDPALLELPWDIPLEEWPEDVLAALPRGISRHVVRFVNLSGRVIAVKEIGESVAYHEYEMLRDLSRMEAPSVQPTAVVTGRRNAQGDELNAVLVTEHLEFSLPYRALFSRKITAETVGRLLDALAVLLVRLHLLGFYWGDVSLSNTLFRRDAGSYSAYLVDAETGDLQTKLTDGQRNYDVDLARTNIIGELMDLQAGGFLPDDEDPIEIGNRIQERYNQLWEELTGAELIDADEHWRVQERIDRLAALGFSVGELTMTSAPEGDRLIIQPKVVDAGHYHRQIMRLTGMDVEELQARRMLEDIETYRAVNGMWRQSLEHVARAWTNDVYEHVIDAIPPELSGKLEPAQVFHEILEHRWYLGQQRQSDVPLDEVIADYLENVMPTKRDEAVLLSGPADEVLAGYDDMSSRFDDEEEDEDEEALDEEDLDVAPTSNDSSTPFDR, translated from the coding sequence ATGCAGATCACTGCTGCCAACGTGGATCCTGCGTTGCTGGAATTGCCGTGGGATATTCCCCTTGAAGAGTGGCCCGAGGACGTCTTAGCTGCTCTTCCCCGAGGTATTTCTCGGCATGTCGTCCGGTTTGTGAACCTGTCAGGCAGGGTTATTGCCGTAAAAGAGATTGGTGAGAGCGTTGCGTACCACGAGTACGAAATGCTGCGTGATCTGTCACGTATGGAGGCGCCATCGGTCCAGCCGACAGCGGTTGTCACCGGACGTAGAAACGCGCAGGGTGACGAACTGAACGCGGTGCTCGTCACTGAGCACCTCGAGTTCTCGCTTCCGTACAGGGCGCTGTTCAGCAGGAAAATTACGGCTGAGACGGTCGGTCGACTATTGGACGCCCTCGCCGTGCTCTTGGTTCGCCTGCACCTACTGGGTTTCTATTGGGGTGACGTCTCGCTCTCCAACACTCTGTTTCGGCGCGATGCGGGTTCCTATTCTGCCTACCTGGTGGATGCCGAGACCGGTGATTTACAGACAAAACTGACTGACGGCCAACGAAACTACGATGTTGATCTTGCCCGCACCAACATTATCGGCGAGCTCATGGACCTCCAGGCCGGAGGCTTCCTCCCCGACGATGAAGACCCTATCGAGATCGGCAACAGGATCCAGGAGCGGTACAACCAGCTGTGGGAAGAACTCACAGGCGCGGAGCTCATTGATGCTGACGAGCACTGGCGCGTGCAGGAGCGGATTGATCGGCTTGCCGCGCTAGGCTTCAGTGTTGGTGAGCTAACTATGACCTCTGCGCCTGAGGGTGACCGACTCATCATCCAACCCAAGGTGGTTGATGCGGGGCACTATCACCGTCAAATTATGCGTCTGACGGGCATGGATGTAGAGGAGCTTCAAGCGCGACGAATGCTTGAAGACATTGAAACCTACCGGGCTGTGAACGGCATGTGGCGTCAGAGCCTTGAGCATGTCGCAAGAGCGTGGACCAACGACGTGTACGAGCATGTTATCGATGCGATCCCCCCGGAGCTTTCCGGAAAACTTGAACCCGCTCAGGTCTTTCACGAGATCCTTGAACACCGCTGGTACCTGGGCCAGCAGCGGCAGAGTGACGTCCCTCTCGATGAAGTGATTGCTGACTACCTTGAGAACGTCATGCCAACGAAGCGGGATGAGGCCGTGCTCCTCAGCGGTCCCGCCGATGAGGTTCTAGCCGGGTATGACGACATGAGCAGCCGTTTTGATGACGAAGAAGAAGATGAGGACGAAGAGGCTCTCGACGAAGAGGACCTTGACGTTGCGC
- a CDS encoding ABC transporter ATP-binding protein yields the protein MASVTFDHATRIYPGSDHPAVDKLNLEIADGEFLVLVGPSGCGKSTSLRMLAGLEDVNSGRIFIGDRDVTDVQPKNRDIAMVFQNYALYPHMTVRDNMGFALKIAGEPKAEIKKRVDEAAKILDLEPYLERKPKALSGGQRQRVAMGRAIVRKPQVFLMDEPLSNLDAKLRVQTRTQIASLQRSLGVTTVYVTHDQTEALTMGDRIAVMKDGLLQQVGTPREMYDEPANRFVAGFIGSPAMNLATFTIEGTHAKLAGAVVPLSAATLAAVTPEDDGKIVVGFRPEGLRPIDNNSTTGIPIVVDLVEELGSDAYVYAHLAGTGEGIVDVGAQQIVVRVAPNSAPVAGSNMRVEIIEGQQHCFSHATGVRLPA from the coding sequence ATGGCAAGTGTAACTTTTGATCACGCGACGCGAATCTACCCCGGATCTGACCACCCGGCTGTTGACAAGCTGAATCTCGAAATCGCGGATGGCGAGTTCCTGGTTCTAGTTGGTCCCTCGGGCTGTGGCAAGTCAACCTCACTTCGTATGCTGGCCGGACTCGAAGACGTAAACTCCGGACGCATCTTCATTGGCGACCGTGATGTAACGGACGTTCAGCCCAAGAACCGCGACATCGCGATGGTTTTCCAGAACTACGCCCTGTACCCGCACATGACCGTGCGTGACAACATGGGCTTTGCTCTGAAAATTGCTGGTGAACCCAAGGCGGAAATCAAGAAGCGCGTTGATGAGGCCGCGAAGATTCTTGACCTTGAGCCCTACTTGGAGCGCAAGCCAAAGGCGCTCTCCGGTGGTCAGCGTCAGCGTGTTGCAATGGGACGCGCAATCGTTCGTAAGCCCCAGGTCTTCCTGATGGATGAGCCGCTGTCGAACCTTGACGCGAAGCTCCGTGTCCAGACGCGTACGCAGATTGCGTCGCTACAGCGTTCGCTCGGTGTAACAACCGTCTACGTCACCCACGACCAGACGGAAGCCCTCACCATGGGTGACCGTATCGCTGTCATGAAGGATGGCTTGCTTCAGCAGGTTGGCACCCCTCGTGAAATGTATGACGAGCCGGCCAACAGGTTCGTTGCAGGCTTCATTGGCTCACCAGCCATGAACTTGGCCACCTTCACCATTGAAGGCACCCACGCCAAGCTTGCTGGTGCAGTCGTTCCGCTATCGGCAGCAACCCTGGCAGCAGTAACGCCAGAGGATGACGGCAAGATTGTTGTTGGTTTCCGTCCTGAAGGGTTGCGTCCAATCGACAACAACTCGACCACCGGAATCCCGATCGTTGTGGACCTGGTTGAAGAGCTGGGATCAGACGCCTACGTTTACGCTCACCTTGCAGGAACCGGTGAGGGCATTGTTGATGTTGGCGCACAGCAGATCGTGGTGCGCGTGGCTCCGAACTCGGCACCGGTTGCAGGTTCGAACATGCGCGTAGAGATCATTGAGGGTCAGCAGCACTGCTTCTCCCATGCGACGGGTGTCCGCCTGCCGGCATAG
- a CDS encoding serine/threonine-protein kinase, protein MVAHNAVSAQGDGPEQGSGWVGGYLLRTEIGRGGTGTVWSAEDGGGNRVALKLLHPSLASTEEARLRLLREARLVNQVRSPRVARVLDVEADAYAPFVVTELIEGPTLESELRRLSYNPADAAQLGSELADALDSIHVAGIAHRDLKPSNVILTSTGPTLIDFGIAHGEGDNHLTQTGSITGTPGYVAPELLATAKPSLEHLQNGDWFAWAATLLKATTGRPPFGTGRTDAILQRVFEGRPDTEGLSDQIAQAFLWALRPDADERLAPDDLLRCLQGARLVFPDAPVTPGSDNLEATAIESPPITLAPVPTLMPDDSPYAVPPTALIDLVNPPPTGPSGTLGLLLTVGSVGSLAWLPAFWHLQGLLVLVGILATLQVVGALAVNAWQRRAHRARGSGQRAFVVAVTTPWRAVTALVSLLPGLLAGALVAYVTGLVQQQAYAGIWDPLGPLGWFGADAAAWVAGEVLVWVAFVLGITVCWLIPSSYTMRVGLRSGLNSVSKRPALRWLMGLTVALIALVGLTIAANI, encoded by the coding sequence ATGGTGGCGCACAATGCAGTTTCCGCGCAGGGAGATGGTCCTGAGCAGGGTTCAGGCTGGGTTGGCGGCTACCTGTTACGGACTGAGATCGGTCGTGGTGGAACTGGCACGGTCTGGTCTGCCGAGGACGGGGGCGGCAACCGTGTGGCACTAAAGCTCCTCCATCCTTCCCTTGCCTCCACGGAGGAAGCGCGACTCAGACTCCTTCGCGAGGCCCGTCTTGTCAACCAAGTCCGCTCACCTCGCGTGGCGCGCGTCCTCGACGTCGAGGCCGATGCATACGCCCCTTTTGTCGTAACCGAGTTGATTGAGGGCCCAACTCTAGAGAGCGAACTACGCAGGCTCTCCTACAACCCTGCCGACGCAGCACAGCTCGGTAGCGAACTTGCAGATGCACTCGACTCAATCCACGTCGCGGGCATCGCACACCGTGACCTCAAGCCTTCAAACGTAATCCTCACGTCAACGGGCCCAACACTCATTGATTTTGGGATTGCTCACGGCGAGGGTGACAACCACCTGACACAGACCGGTTCAATCACCGGAACCCCGGGCTATGTTGCCCCCGAGCTTCTTGCCACGGCGAAGCCCTCGCTCGAGCACCTGCAGAATGGCGATTGGTTTGCCTGGGCGGCCACCCTGCTCAAGGCAACCACTGGCCGTCCACCCTTTGGCACGGGGCGGACCGACGCGATCCTTCAGAGAGTATTTGAAGGTCGACCCGACACCGAGGGGCTAAGCGATCAGATTGCGCAAGCCTTTCTCTGGGCACTGAGGCCTGATGCTGATGAAAGGCTGGCACCGGATGACCTGCTGCGTTGCCTCCAAGGTGCGCGCCTGGTGTTTCCTGACGCGCCTGTCACCCCGGGTAGCGACAACCTGGAAGCGACGGCCATCGAGTCGCCCCCTATCACCTTGGCTCCAGTGCCCACCCTCATGCCCGACGACTCTCCCTACGCCGTCCCTCCCACGGCTCTGATAGATCTGGTAAATCCCCCACCAACAGGTCCGAGCGGAACTCTGGGTCTGCTTCTGACAGTCGGCTCTGTGGGATCCCTCGCGTGGCTTCCCGCATTTTGGCACCTCCAGGGTTTGCTCGTCCTGGTGGGGATCCTCGCTACACTTCAGGTCGTCGGAGCCCTGGCGGTGAACGCTTGGCAACGGAGGGCCCACCGCGCTCGAGGATCTGGGCAGCGAGCATTTGTTGTCGCTGTGACCACCCCATGGCGGGCCGTGACCGCCCTCGTTTCATTGCTGCCGGGCCTCCTCGCAGGCGCACTCGTGGCATACGTCACCGGCCTCGTCCAACAGCAGGCCTACGCTGGGATCTGGGATCCGCTTGGACCACTGGGCTGGTTCGGCGCCGACGCAGCGGCCTGGGTGGCGGGTGAGGTGCTCGTGTGGGTGGCGTTTGTTCTCGGTATCACGGTCTGCTGGCTGATCCCGTCCTCGTACACAATGAGAGTCGGCCTACGGTCGGGACTCAACTCGGTTTCCAAGCGACCTGCACTTCGCTGGTTGATGGGGCTCACTGTGGCCTTAATCGCCCTCGTCGGCCTGACGATCGCAGCGAATATCTAA
- a CDS encoding thioredoxin domain-containing protein, which yields MAKKNASQVDGGTRDKAKQLREAQAKSDQRTRNIIIALVVVLIAAITIAIVFVVVNRPTPESAAEGLPEQFREGQPIVVSSEGVGVSNPDAEDLTFYFDYTCGACTQLEMALRPHLTDTAQAGDYNLLMQPVITSGGAYNVAATAGALVVAAGAPDLFLEFQDALTDRFYEAATSEDTFYQDLDASREQVAEIARGVGVSEDLIATFDTDAAQGYLTTATNTWVAADIQDRTQVATPEFVAHNKNITLTGDTAEAVIAELLTAVSGS from the coding sequence ATGGCTAAAAAGAACGCGTCGCAGGTTGATGGTGGAACTCGCGACAAGGCAAAGCAGTTGCGCGAAGCCCAGGCGAAATCGGATCAACGGACCAGGAACATCATCATTGCCCTGGTGGTCGTACTGATTGCCGCGATCACCATCGCCATTGTTTTTGTGGTTGTCAACCGGCCCACACCTGAGAGCGCCGCAGAGGGACTTCCCGAACAGTTCCGTGAAGGTCAGCCCATTGTCGTTTCGTCCGAGGGCGTTGGCGTCTCCAATCCGGATGCAGAAGACCTCACCTTCTACTTTGACTACACGTGCGGTGCCTGCACCCAGCTTGAGATGGCGCTCCGCCCCCACCTGACCGACACCGCCCAAGCCGGTGACTACAACCTTCTAATGCAGCCTGTCATCACTTCAGGTGGTGCTTACAACGTGGCGGCGACCGCCGGCGCTCTGGTCGTGGCAGCGGGAGCTCCGGACTTGTTCCTAGAGTTCCAGGACGCACTGACTGACCGCTTCTATGAGGCCGCAACCTCTGAGGACACGTTCTACCAGGATCTTGATGCTTCCCGGGAACAGGTTGCGGAGATCGCCCGCGGAGTCGGCGTCTCTGAAGACCTCATCGCAACTTTTGATACGGACGCGGCTCAGGGCTACTTGACGACCGCGACAAACACCTGGGTAGCAGCCGATATCCAGGACCGCACCCAGGTCGCGACCCCCGAGTTCGTTGCTCACAACAAGAACATCACTCTCACCGGGGACACAGCCGAGGCCGTCATTGCGGAACTCTTGACTGCTGTGAGTGGCAGCTAA
- a CDS encoding APC family permease: MNTPRIVSFAQPVGSTVAGGGGSTATSSAGKMGLLAIILLGINGIIGSGAFLLPQQIYHDAGFALGLAALLAAGIATLFIVFCYADLAGKVTGNGGAWLYCYNAWGRFTGFQVGIFVWFAGLATISTEVAALIRIFRDSVPALKNHWVAVGIGAAVIVLLGAINWFGPKLSQLVNSISSATKIATAAFFVIAGAFALKMANFKPLVPDTIKDFGEGMGAVGTAYGITFYLFAGFSFLTIAGNKMRNPQKNLSKALVIVIVLVTVVYLLIQTVTVGILGSDTAKSATPVATAMQHTLGEWAYYLVIAGTAVAVFGVAFACSFEVPVLAASLANEHKLLPAYMGKTNKHGAPSVAIIVTAVLACGMLTTGSYVFLASCVVCASAVQYVPTILAVLKLKNMPSGDGAFQLKGAARWILSLLALAASSYLFFSLTWKVLVIAAGVFVIGVIIYGLDSKRRSDPTQKVDPGVELHDPVATRAGSAVIDRSAFPDRVLAASAAKAAAPASKTGTSS; this comes from the coding sequence ATGAACACTCCGAGAATAGTGAGCTTTGCGCAACCTGTCGGCTCGACGGTAGCGGGTGGAGGTGGATCGACAGCCACTTCGTCGGCAGGAAAAATGGGTTTGCTTGCGATCATTCTTCTGGGTATCAACGGGATCATCGGCTCTGGTGCCTTCCTCCTTCCCCAGCAGATCTATCATGATGCGGGATTCGCCCTCGGACTTGCAGCGCTCTTGGCGGCGGGGATTGCGACACTGTTCATCGTGTTCTGCTACGCGGACCTGGCTGGGAAAGTTACCGGCAACGGCGGTGCATGGCTGTACTGTTACAACGCTTGGGGCCGCTTCACGGGATTCCAAGTGGGGATCTTTGTCTGGTTTGCCGGGCTTGCCACAATCTCAACTGAGGTCGCCGCTTTGATTCGAATCTTCCGCGACTCGGTGCCGGCTCTGAAGAACCATTGGGTTGCGGTAGGAATCGGCGCCGCAGTGATCGTTCTACTTGGCGCCATCAACTGGTTTGGACCCAAACTCTCCCAGCTGGTCAACAGTATTTCCTCAGCAACGAAGATCGCTACGGCCGCTTTCTTTGTTATCGCAGGGGCATTTGCGTTGAAGATGGCGAACTTCAAGCCACTTGTTCCCGACACGATCAAGGACTTTGGTGAGGGAATGGGTGCGGTAGGGACGGCCTACGGCATCACCTTCTACCTTTTCGCTGGATTCTCATTCCTCACCATTGCCGGTAACAAGATGAGGAATCCGCAGAAGAACCTCTCGAAGGCTCTTGTCATCGTTATTGTCTTGGTTACGGTGGTTTATCTGCTGATCCAGACGGTCACCGTCGGGATCCTTGGTAGTGACACGGCAAAGTCCGCAACGCCGGTTGCAACCGCTATGCAGCACACCCTCGGCGAATGGGCGTACTACCTGGTCATTGCTGGTACCGCAGTTGCCGTGTTTGGCGTTGCTTTTGCATGCTCTTTTGAGGTGCCGGTTCTTGCGGCCTCTCTGGCCAATGAACACAAGCTGTTGCCTGCTTACATGGGTAAGACAAACAAGCATGGAGCGCCCTCGGTGGCGATTATCGTCACCGCTGTTCTTGCGTGCGGAATGCTCACGACTGGTTCGTACGTCTTCCTAGCCTCGTGTGTCGTTTGTGCCAGTGCAGTCCAGTACGTGCCAACCATCCTTGCTGTGCTGAAGCTGAAGAACATGCCGTCCGGGGACGGCGCGTTCCAACTCAAGGGCGCTGCCCGGTGGATCCTGTCGCTCCTAGCGCTGGCAGCGTCCTCGTACCTGTTCTTCTCCCTGACGTGGAAGGTGCTGGTGATCGCGGCTGGTGTGTTCGTGATCGGCGTGATCATCTACGGCTTGGACTCGAAGCGTCGCAGTGACCCCACGCAGAAGGTCGACCCCGGGGTCGAGCTCCACGATCCTGTTGCAACGCGCGCAGGCTCAGCGGTGATTGACCGCTCGGCTTTTCCTGATCGCGTGCTTGCTGCTTCGGCGGCTAAGGCTGCCGCTCCAGCCTCCAAGACAGGCACGTCGTCCTAG
- a CDS encoding glycogen/starch/alpha-glucan phosphorylase encodes MSADLTSTLGSFVRSESGKTTENSTPAEFWAGLSSLVVNKIADDWNATTELYRAGRQEHYFSAEFLEGRALLNNLVNLDMLEEASEAAAALGQELTAVLEAEHDAALGNGGLGRLAACFLDSCATMDLPVTGYGILYRYGLFKQTIDDGFQNEHPDPWMEEGYPFVIRREEEAKLVDFADMHLRAIPYDMPIIGYGTKNVNTLRLWKSEPIEEFDYDAFNSQRFTDAIVERERVADLCRVLYPNDTTYEGKVLRVRQQYFFVSASLQTIIEKYKATYGDDFSKFGELNSVQLNDTHPVLAIPELMRLLMDDEGLGWDEAWEIVQETFAYTNHTVLTEALETWEISIFQQLFPRILEIIYEINRRFYEELRALGLDYATIDSIAPVSGGRVHMAWIACYASFSINGVAALHTEILKKDTLKEWYALWPERFNNKTNGVTQRRWLKSCNPRLAALLTRELGSDAWVTDLDQLRTLLPKADDDALMRELMAIKHDNKVDFAEWLENRQGEQIPTDAIYDVQIKRLHEYKRQLLNAMYILDLYYRLKDDPSLDVTPRVFIFGAKSAPGYRRAKAIIKLINEVGRIVNNDPDMKGRLAVVFVENYNVTPAEHIIPAADVSEQISTAGKEASGTSNMKFMMNGALTLGTLDGANVEIVDSVGYDNAYIFGAREEELAELQANYRPRDLYETVPGLKRVLDAFVDGTLQDGGNGDFHDLLWSLLDGTTWDPADPYYLLGDFEDYRQTRDRMAEDYRDQLAWARMCWVNICESGRFSSDRTIEDYAEHVWKIKPEPVK; translated from the coding sequence ATGTCTGCAGATTTAACCTCAACCTTGGGTTCATTCGTGCGTTCCGAGTCCGGCAAGACCACAGAGAACTCAACCCCAGCCGAGTTCTGGGCGGGCCTCTCCAGCCTTGTCGTGAACAAGATTGCTGATGACTGGAATGCAACGACGGAGCTGTACCGGGCGGGACGACAGGAACACTACTTCTCGGCCGAGTTCCTTGAGGGTAGGGCCCTTCTCAACAACCTCGTCAATCTCGATATGCTTGAGGAAGCCTCCGAAGCCGCTGCCGCTCTCGGCCAGGAGTTAACCGCGGTTCTCGAGGCCGAACATGACGCCGCTCTTGGCAATGGGGGTCTGGGCCGCCTGGCAGCCTGCTTCCTGGACTCGTGCGCTACCATGGACCTTCCGGTCACCGGCTACGGAATCCTCTACCGCTACGGACTGTTCAAGCAGACCATCGATGATGGCTTCCAGAACGAGCACCCCGACCCCTGGATGGAAGAAGGCTACCCCTTTGTAATCCGCCGCGAGGAAGAAGCGAAACTGGTCGACTTCGCCGACATGCACTTACGGGCCATCCCCTACGACATGCCGATCATTGGCTACGGCACCAAGAACGTCAACACACTTCGCCTGTGGAAGTCTGAACCCATTGAAGAGTTCGACTATGACGCCTTCAACTCACAACGCTTCACCGACGCCATCGTTGAGCGCGAACGCGTCGCCGACCTTTGCCGCGTTCTCTACCCGAATGACACCACCTATGAGGGCAAGGTATTGCGTGTTCGTCAGCAGTACTTCTTTGTCTCAGCCTCGCTGCAGACCATCATCGAGAAGTACAAGGCGACCTATGGTGACGATTTCTCAAAGTTCGGCGAGCTTAACTCCGTCCAGCTAAACGACACTCACCCCGTCCTCGCCATTCCCGAGCTGATGCGCCTACTCATGGATGATGAGGGACTCGGATGGGATGAAGCCTGGGAAATCGTTCAAGAGACGTTCGCTTACACTAACCACACGGTACTCACAGAAGCCCTGGAAACTTGGGAGATCTCAATCTTCCAGCAGCTTTTCCCCCGCATCCTCGAGATCATTTACGAAATCAACCGTCGCTTCTACGAAGAGCTCCGGGCCTTGGGCCTTGACTACGCAACCATTGACTCGATTGCTCCCGTCTCAGGCGGCCGCGTCCACATGGCGTGGATCGCGTGCTACGCCTCTTTCTCAATCAACGGAGTCGCGGCGCTGCATACAGAAATCCTCAAGAAGGACACTCTCAAGGAGTGGTACGCACTCTGGCCAGAACGCTTCAACAACAAGACCAACGGTGTCACCCAACGCCGCTGGCTCAAGAGCTGTAACCCCCGATTGGCTGCGCTCCTGACACGCGAACTTGGCTCTGATGCCTGGGTTACCGACCTCGACCAGCTGCGAACGTTGCTCCCCAAGGCTGATGATGATGCCCTCATGCGTGAGCTAATGGCAATCAAGCACGACAATAAGGTTGACTTCGCGGAGTGGCTTGAGAATCGTCAGGGGGAGCAGATCCCCACCGACGCAATCTACGATGTGCAAATCAAACGCCTCCACGAGTACAAGCGCCAGTTGCTCAACGCCATGTACATCTTGGATCTCTACTACCGACTCAAGGACGACCCGAGTCTTGACGTGACGCCCCGCGTCTTTATTTTCGGTGCGAAATCCGCCCCGGGCTACCGTCGTGCTAAGGCGATCATCAAGCTAATCAACGAGGTCGGGCGTATCGTCAATAATGATCCCGACATGAAGGGGCGCCTCGCCGTTGTGTTCGTGGAGAACTACAACGTCACCCCAGCCGAACACATCATTCCGGCGGCCGATGTTTCCGAGCAGATCTCAACGGCTGGCAAGGAAGCGTCAGGCACCTCGAACATGAAGTTCATGATGAATGGCGCCCTCACCTTGGGCACGCTGGATGGGGCCAATGTGGAGATTGTTGATTCGGTTGGTTACGACAACGCCTACATCTTTGGTGCTCGTGAAGAAGAACTCGCAGAACTGCAGGCAAACTACCGCCCTCGCGACCTCTATGAGACGGTGCCGGGCCTGAAGCGCGTCCTCGACGCCTTCGTCGACGGAACCCTACAAGATGGTGGCAACGGTGACTTCCACGACCTGCTGTGGTCGCTGTTGGATGGCACGACTTGGGATCCGGCTGACCCCTACTATCTGCTGGGCGACTTTGAGGACTACCGCCAGACGCGCGACCGTATGGCCGAGGACTACCGTGACCAGTTGGCATGGGCACGCATGTGCTGGGTGAACATCTGCGAATCGGGCCGGTTCTCTTCGGACCGCACCATCGAGGACTACGCCGAACACGTATGGAAGATCAAGCCAGAACCGGTGAAGTAG
- a CDS encoding class I SAM-dependent methyltransferase, producing the protein MNLATFPFEKLRRTPDIEAPNLFAADASDRLLLDLATPAIAEASPGSVVVVGDRYGALTLGAAALGVRQIRVHQDSYTSELALATNWERLGAELGLPADSYDNRDLDASLFDRAQVVLMQLPKDLRQLEHWAHLVSHYADPSVQVFAGGRVKHMTRAMNEVLERHFGSATASLARQKSRALIAADPLPFYEGVVADTERECEGGGEPEAGNAAQSRESHLSEHYDPDLDLWVCSTPGSFASGKVDIGTRFLIPFLEDRVNLPEGAEGAELVAVDLGCGTGLLTAALLRAHPDYHVIATDRSAAAAASTRATIRRNGLDKFDGRVEIRRDHGLSQQPDASVDLVVCNPPFHSEAAITTAASDAMFVEAARVLKPDGVMLTVFNSHLPHRRALERVIGQTVQLGRNAKFTVTRSVRGSLG; encoded by the coding sequence ATGAACTTGGCGACCTTCCCCTTTGAGAAACTGCGTCGCACCCCCGATATTGAAGCCCCAAACCTGTTTGCTGCCGACGCTTCCGACAGGCTCCTGCTCGACCTTGCCACACCCGCGATTGCGGAAGCCTCCCCGGGGAGTGTTGTCGTGGTTGGTGACCGTTACGGCGCGCTCACCCTGGGGGCTGCGGCACTTGGGGTCAGACAAATCCGGGTTCATCAGGACTCCTACACGTCAGAGTTGGCGTTGGCGACCAACTGGGAGCGGCTTGGCGCCGAGTTGGGCTTACCTGCGGATTCTTATGACAACCGCGATCTCGATGCGTCGTTGTTTGACCGGGCGCAAGTCGTCCTCATGCAGCTTCCAAAGGACCTGCGGCAGCTGGAACACTGGGCCCACCTGGTGTCCCACTACGCAGACCCGTCGGTACAGGTATTTGCCGGGGGGCGAGTGAAGCACATGACGCGGGCGATGAATGAAGTTCTTGAGCGGCACTTTGGCTCCGCGACTGCCTCACTGGCACGCCAAAAGTCACGCGCGCTGATCGCCGCAGATCCGCTACCTTTTTACGAGGGCGTGGTGGCGGATACCGAGCGTGAATGCGAGGGCGGAGGTGAGCCTGAGGCCGGGAACGCGGCGCAGTCGCGAGAGTCCCACCTTAGCGAGCACTACGATCCTGATCTCGACCTATGGGTGTGTTCCACACCGGGGTCATTTGCTTCAGGCAAGGTTGATATTGGTACCCGGTTCCTCATCCCGTTTCTTGAGGATCGCGTCAACCTCCCTGAGGGAGCCGAGGGCGCTGAGCTCGTGGCAGTGGACCTGGGGTGCGGCACAGGGCTACTGACCGCCGCGCTGCTGCGTGCTCACCCCGATTACCACGTCATTGCCACAGATCGCTCCGCCGCCGCGGCGGCATCGACGAGGGCGACAATCCGCCGCAACGGCCTCGACAAGTTCGACGGGCGAGTTGAAATTCGCCGTGATCACGGCCTCTCTCAGCAGCCCGATGCCTCGGTTGACCTGGTGGTTTGCAACCCGCCATTCCACTCGGAAGCAGCGATCACCACGGCGGCATCGGACGCGATGTTTGTCGAGGCCGCGCGCGTTCTAAAACCAGACGGGGTGATGCTGACGGTCTTCAACTCTCACCTGCCCCACCGCCGCGCCCTCGAACGCGTGATTGGCCAAACGGTGCAGCTGGGACGCAACGCGAAGTTCACGGTGACGCGCTCGGTCCGCGGGAGTTTGGGATGA
- a CDS encoding heavy-metal-associated domain-containing protein, whose product MTKKITLTTSQFTCPSCVAKIEKTLDRSPGVLDVKVKFTSNKVDATIDEDVTDVQKVADLVAALGYQVLKTRVR is encoded by the coding sequence ATGACAAAGAAGATTACCCTCACAACCAGCCAGTTCACCTGCCCTTCCTGCGTGGCAAAGATTGAAAAAACACTTGACCGCTCCCCCGGTGTTCTTGACGTCAAGGTCAAGTTCACTTCCAACAAGGTTGACGCAACCATCGACGAGGACGTTACCGACGTGCAGAAAGTAGCCGACCTGGTTGCAGCACTTGGCTACCAGGTGCTGAAGACACGGGTGCGCTGA